In Streptomyces sp. SN-593, a single genomic region encodes these proteins:
- a CDS encoding SigE family RNA polymerase sigma factor, with product MKGAVERDGGFTEFVVGQRASLVRVAALLLGGDRAQAEDVVQTVLTRLYLRWPRLRPDSVEAYARRCVVNAVTDHRRSPFRRREHVSSQVPEVEAPDAQDRDLSSMTALLARLPERMRVAVVLRCVEGLSTAEAAAAMGCSEGNVKSQTARGLERLREMFPEHARDFV from the coding sequence GTGAAGGGTGCTGTCGAGCGGGATGGTGGGTTCACCGAGTTCGTGGTGGGACAGCGTGCCTCGCTCGTGCGCGTCGCGGCGTTGCTGCTGGGTGGCGACCGGGCCCAGGCCGAGGACGTGGTGCAGACGGTGTTGACGCGTCTGTACCTGCGGTGGCCGAGGCTGCGCCCGGACAGCGTGGAGGCCTACGCCCGGCGCTGCGTGGTGAACGCGGTGACGGACCACCGGCGGAGCCCGTTCCGCCGGCGGGAACACGTGTCCTCGCAGGTGCCGGAGGTCGAGGCGCCCGACGCCCAGGACCGCGACCTCTCGTCGATGACGGCGCTGCTGGCCCGGCTGCCCGAGCGGATGCGGGTCGCGGTCGTGCTGCGCTGCGTCGAAGGGCTCAGCACGGCGGAGGCCGCCGCGGCGATGGGGTGCAGCGAGGGCAACGTCAAGAGCCAGACCGCCCGCGGCTTGGAGCGCCTGCGCGAGATGTTCCCGGAGCACGCCCGCGACTTCGTGTGA
- a CDS encoding MarR family winged helix-turn-helix transcriptional regulator produces MTESRSLEPEEWEFWDVWMRAQRLLTTELERGLQRDCDISKPEFSVLMTLWRAGGREMRVGELSESLDWDKSRVSHQLTRMEKRGFVERTRYGADGRRAGIGLTADGRRAARNAVRVHGGNIRRHFFDVLTPEQATVIRAWSDQAVGRLDPHPGGNPGDGPS; encoded by the coding sequence ATGACGGAGTCTCGATCGCTGGAACCGGAGGAGTGGGAGTTCTGGGACGTCTGGATGCGCGCCCAGCGCCTGCTCACCACAGAGCTGGAACGCGGCCTGCAACGTGACTGCGACATCTCGAAGCCCGAGTTCAGCGTGCTGATGACTCTGTGGCGGGCCGGCGGCCGCGAGATGCGTGTCGGTGAGCTCTCCGAGTCGCTCGACTGGGACAAGAGCCGCGTCTCGCATCAGCTCACGCGCATGGAGAAGCGCGGCTTCGTCGAGCGCACCCGGTACGGGGCCGACGGCCGCCGCGCGGGGATCGGGCTGACCGCCGACGGCCGCCGCGCCGCCCGGAACGCCGTCCGCGTGCACGGCGGCAACATCCGCCGCCACTTCTTCGACGTGCTGACACCCGAGCAGGCGACGGTCATCCGGGCGTGGAGCGACCAGGCGGTCGGCCGCCTGGACCCCCACCCCGGCGGGAACCCCGGGGACGGCCCGTCGTAG
- a CDS encoding ABC transporter ATP-binding protein, producing the protein MTHYAVRVRALRKRYRETVAVDGVDLDIRSGEVFGILGPNGAGKSTTVALLRGHRTRDGGEVAVLGEDPERAGRDWLARIGVVWQDESAAEELTVAETVRHFARYYPRPRDPDEVIALVGLEAEADSRSKHLSGGGRRRLDVALGVIGDPELLLLDEPTAGLDPVARRRFQRLVRALADRGTTVVLTTHDLEEAERLADRLAVISAGRVRAVGAPATLAGRDEREAVVRWREPDGAEREAVTGTPTSEVAALAARFGGEVPGLRVSRPTLEDVYLRLVGQDGQDGQDGQDGQDGPAPVVPGSGAGEWAP; encoded by the coding sequence ATGACGCACTACGCGGTACGGGTACGAGCGCTCCGCAAGCGGTACCGGGAAACCGTCGCCGTGGACGGGGTCGATCTGGACATCAGGTCCGGCGAGGTGTTCGGCATCCTCGGCCCGAACGGAGCCGGCAAGAGTACGACGGTCGCGCTGCTGCGCGGGCACCGCACCCGTGACGGCGGTGAGGTGGCGGTGTTGGGCGAGGATCCGGAGCGGGCCGGCCGTGACTGGCTCGCCCGGATCGGCGTCGTCTGGCAGGACGAGTCCGCGGCCGAGGAGTTGACGGTCGCCGAGACCGTACGCCACTTCGCCCGCTACTACCCGCGGCCGCGCGACCCCGACGAGGTGATCGCGCTGGTCGGTCTCGAAGCCGAGGCCGACAGCCGCTCCAAGCACCTGTCCGGTGGCGGTCGCCGTCGCCTGGACGTCGCCCTCGGCGTGATCGGCGACCCCGAGTTGCTGCTGCTCGACGAGCCGACGGCCGGCCTCGACCCGGTCGCCCGCCGCCGCTTCCAGCGCCTGGTCCGCGCGCTGGCGGACCGCGGGACCACCGTCGTGCTGACCACGCACGACCTGGAGGAGGCCGAGCGACTGGCCGACCGCCTTGCGGTGATCTCGGCGGGACGGGTGCGCGCGGTCGGCGCGCCTGCGACCCTGGCCGGCCGGGACGAGCGCGAGGCGGTCGTGCGCTGGAGGGAACCGGACGGCGCCGAACGCGAGGCCGTCACCGGCACGCCGACCTCCGAGGTCGCCGCGCTGGCCGCGCGGTTCGGCGGCGAGGTGCCGGGGCTGCGGGTGAGCCGACCGACGCTGGAGGACGTGTACCTGCGACTGGTCGGGCAGGACGGGCAGGACGGGCAGGACGGGCAGGACGGGCAGGACGGGCCGGCCCCAGTGGTGCCCGGCTCGGGCGCGGGGGAGTGGGCGCCATGA
- a CDS encoding NADPH-dependent FMN reductase has product MTLRIALILGSTRPGRRGDQIAAWALEAARAHGGADYELVDLADQGLGNLDEPGNPNFQQYQHDHTRAWGALVDSFDGYVFLVPEYNHSYPGALKNALDHVYREWNDKAAGIISYGGWVAGARAAEALRLVLAELQVATVRAQPTISTHPSFHTGAFVPQEGLDTAVAGMLDQVIAWSGALREVRRAKSLAAEAA; this is encoded by the coding sequence ATGACGCTGCGTATCGCGCTCATCCTCGGAAGCACCCGCCCCGGACGCAGGGGCGACCAGATCGCCGCCTGGGCGCTGGAGGCCGCCCGCGCCCACGGCGGCGCCGACTACGAACTCGTCGATCTCGCCGACCAGGGCCTCGGCAACCTCGACGAGCCCGGCAACCCGAACTTCCAGCAGTACCAGCACGACCACACCCGGGCCTGGGGCGCGCTCGTCGACAGCTTCGACGGCTACGTGTTCCTCGTCCCGGAGTACAACCACTCCTACCCCGGGGCACTGAAGAACGCCCTGGACCACGTCTACCGGGAGTGGAACGACAAGGCCGCCGGGATCATCAGCTACGGCGGGTGGGTCGCCGGGGCCCGGGCGGCGGAGGCGCTGCGGCTCGTCCTCGCGGAACTCCAGGTGGCCACGGTGCGCGCCCAGCCCACCATCTCGACCCACCCCTCGTTCCACACCGGCGCCTTCGTGCCCCAGGAGGGCCTCGACACCGCCGTGGCCGGCATGCTCGACCAGGTGATCGCCTGGTCCGGAGCGCTGCGCGAGGTACGCCGGGCCAAGTCGCTCGCGGCCGAGGCCGCATGA
- a CDS encoding MGH1-like glycoside hydrolase domain-containing protein has protein sequence MLPALLSSGGCGPRSISVSRSRWLAFTAGLAALVLLALVSPVSPARAAGTYQGPGQQPPVPAVGAGTHFLDDASYLPGFADPDWYESNIPFVDLPDATVQSVYYYRWRTYKEHLRYTDPQDGWISTEFLDCCGYAAPYQAIDAAAGHQITEGRWVRDQTYDDDYIRFWLTGPGAGAKPATDDVNADTTDWAHEYSVWLATAAYQQAEVTGDYSEVVSLLPQLVRQYRGWDGQFNASLGLYWSVPVWDAMEFSASSYASGDPYHGGAGYRPTLNSYQYGDAEAISRIARLAGDTALSREYAGRAAKLASAMQKWLWDPSRGFYYTMPRDDNPDHRLSDTREEIGYLPWMFGAAQPSDAGAWSQLLDPQGFAAAYGPTTAERRSPYFMKDAGACCRWDGPSWPFATSQTLTGLADLLDDYPAQASITGDDYAAALATYAETQTKDGEPYVAEAHDPDKDAWIYDSSDHSEDYNHSTFDDLVLSGLIGLRPQQGDSLKVQPLVPASWDHFAAENVPYHGHNVTVLWDRDGSHYHQGAGMRLYVDGQLVRRSATLRDTTVAVGRTTTVRSGGLVDDAANPLRTGYPEPLASYTWPNDNAWNALDGKTWYDEVPEDTRWTDYGSPNSGDSYGVDFGAPTPVSDIRWSGYDDGGGVRPAADYRLQFWDGSAWKDVPGQVHSPARPVGNGTNRVTFPQLTTGKVRLVFTNPPGAFVGVTEFQSWAPSSPDAAVSVGPANAAGLVTVAPSTPIGVTVRNTTGRPLTSAQVDLALPPGWSADPVGHPSGAIGPGRSAVWTYTLHAPPGAAPGSAAALTATAAYRPAGGQRQSTHRLQNLRIAYPAGQRDPVGTWALDEGAGGTAHDSSGSHDATLTGAPAWVPGVTGTALQLDGSDQYAQTAGPVLDTTGDFTVSAWVRLDRTGSFATAVSQDGTTSSGFYLQYSSADDRFAFSTGEGRALSDRTPQTGRWYQLVGVHDADAGTYTLYVDGVAQTTVWSQATGDAANGPLAIGRAVSGGRTSDPWPGGIDQVQAWNRALSAADVAGQYHPQT, from the coding sequence ATGCTCCCAGCACTGTTGTCCTCGGGCGGGTGCGGGCCGCGATCGATCAGCGTGTCGAGGAGCCGCTGGCTCGCCTTCACCGCCGGACTGGCGGCCCTCGTCCTGCTCGCGCTGGTCAGCCCGGTGTCACCGGCCCGGGCGGCCGGCACGTACCAGGGTCCCGGGCAGCAGCCCCCGGTTCCGGCGGTGGGCGCCGGAACGCACTTCCTGGACGACGCGTCGTATCTGCCGGGCTTCGCCGACCCGGACTGGTACGAGTCGAACATCCCGTTCGTGGACCTGCCGGACGCCACCGTGCAGAGCGTCTACTACTACCGCTGGCGTACGTACAAGGAGCACCTGCGCTACACCGACCCGCAGGACGGCTGGATCTCCACGGAGTTCCTCGACTGCTGCGGCTACGCCGCCCCCTACCAGGCGATCGACGCGGCGGCCGGCCACCAGATCACCGAGGGCCGCTGGGTCAGGGACCAGACGTACGACGACGACTACATCAGGTTCTGGCTGACCGGGCCCGGCGCGGGCGCCAAGCCGGCGACCGACGACGTCAACGCGGACACCACCGACTGGGCCCACGAGTACAGCGTGTGGCTGGCCACCGCCGCCTACCAGCAGGCCGAGGTGACGGGCGACTACTCCGAGGTCGTCTCGCTGCTGCCGCAACTGGTCCGCCAGTACCGCGGCTGGGACGGGCAGTTCAACGCGAGCCTCGGCCTGTACTGGTCGGTGCCGGTGTGGGACGCCATGGAGTTCTCCGCGTCCTCCTACGCCTCCGGCGACCCCTACCACGGCGGCGCCGGCTACCGGCCGACGCTCAACTCGTACCAGTACGGCGACGCGGAGGCGATCAGCCGGATCGCGCGGCTGGCCGGGGACACCGCGCTGTCCCGGGAGTACGCCGGGCGGGCCGCGAAGCTCGCCTCGGCGATGCAGAAGTGGCTGTGGGACCCCAGCCGCGGCTTCTACTACACGATGCCGCGCGACGACAATCCCGACCACAGGCTGTCCGACACCCGCGAGGAGATCGGCTACCTGCCCTGGATGTTCGGCGCCGCACAGCCGTCCGACGCCGGCGCGTGGTCGCAACTGCTGGACCCGCAGGGCTTCGCCGCCGCCTACGGGCCGACCACGGCCGAACGCCGCAGCCCGTACTTCATGAAGGACGCCGGCGCGTGCTGCCGCTGGGACGGGCCGAGTTGGCCCTTCGCCACGTCGCAGACCCTGACCGGCCTGGCCGACCTGCTCGACGACTACCCGGCACAGGCGTCGATCACCGGGGACGACTACGCCGCGGCCCTGGCCACCTACGCCGAGACCCAGACCAAGGACGGCGAGCCGTACGTCGCCGAGGCCCACGACCCCGACAAGGACGCCTGGATCTACGACTCCTCCGACCACAGCGAGGACTACAACCACTCCACCTTCGACGACCTGGTGCTGTCCGGGCTCATCGGCCTGCGTCCCCAGCAGGGCGACTCGCTGAAGGTGCAGCCGCTGGTCCCCGCCTCCTGGGACCACTTCGCGGCCGAGAACGTGCCCTACCACGGCCACAACGTCACCGTGCTGTGGGACCGCGACGGCAGCCACTACCACCAGGGCGCCGGCATGCGCCTGTACGTCGACGGGCAGCTCGTGCGGCGCTCGGCGACCCTGCGCGACACCACCGTGGCGGTCGGCCGCACGACGACGGTCCGGTCCGGTGGCCTGGTCGACGACGCCGCCAACCCGTTGCGCACCGGCTACCCCGAGCCCCTCGCCTCCTACACCTGGCCGAACGACAACGCCTGGAACGCCCTGGACGGCAAGACCTGGTACGACGAGGTGCCCGAGGACACCCGCTGGACCGACTACGGCTCGCCGAACAGCGGTGACTCCTACGGCGTCGACTTCGGCGCCCCCACACCTGTCAGCGACATCCGCTGGTCCGGCTACGACGACGGCGGCGGGGTCCGGCCGGCAGCCGACTACCGCCTGCAGTTCTGGGACGGCTCCGCCTGGAAGGACGTGCCCGGCCAGGTGCACAGCCCGGCCCGCCCCGTGGGCAACGGCACCAACCGCGTCACCTTCCCGCAGCTCACCACCGGCAAGGTCCGACTGGTGTTCACCAATCCGCCCGGTGCCTTCGTCGGCGTCACCGAGTTCCAGTCATGGGCGCCCTCCAGTCCTGACGCCGCCGTCAGCGTCGGGCCCGCCAACGCCGCCGGCCTGGTCACCGTCGCACCGTCCACACCGATCGGCGTCACCGTACGCAACACGACGGGGCGGCCGCTGACCTCCGCGCAGGTGGACCTCGCTCTGCCACCGGGCTGGTCGGCCGACCCGGTCGGGCATCCCTCCGGCGCGATCGGCCCGGGCAGGTCCGCGGTGTGGACCTACACCCTGCACGCTCCCCCGGGCGCCGCCCCCGGCAGCGCCGCGGCCCTGACCGCCACCGCCGCCTACCGGCCCGCGGGCGGCCAGCGGCAGTCAACCCACCGTCTGCAGAACCTCCGCATCGCCTACCCGGCCGGCCAGCGGGACCCGGTCGGCACCTGGGCCCTCGACGAGGGTGCCGGCGGCACCGCCCACGACAGCTCCGGCTCGCACGACGCCACGCTGACCGGCGCGCCCGCCTGGGTGCCCGGTGTCACCGGCACCGCGCTGCAACTCGACGGCTCCGACCAGTACGCCCAGACGGCCGGACCGGTCCTGGACACCACCGGCGACTTCACCGTCTCCGCCTGGGTGCGCCTGGACCGCACCGGGTCCTTCGCCACCGCCGTCAGCCAGGACGGCACCACCAGCAGCGGCTTCTACCTGCAGTACTCCTCGGCCGACGACCGGTTCGCGTTCTCCACCGGCGAAGGCCGCGCGCTGTCGGACCGGACACCGCAGACCGGCCGCTGGTACCAACTGGTGGGCGTCCACGACGCCGACGCCGGCACCTACACCCTCTACGTCGACGGCGTCGCGCAGACCACCGTGTGGAGTCAGGCCACCGGGGACGCCGCGAACGGCCCGCTCGCCATCGGGCGCGCGGTCTCCGGCGGGAGGACCAGCGATCCGTGGCCCGGCGGCATCGACCAGGTGCAGGCATGGAACCGGGCGCTGTCGGCCGCGGACGTGGCCGGCCAGTACCACCCGCAGACCTGA
- a CDS encoding FG-GAP and VCBS repeat-containing protein: protein MSGPRQLRFRSMVLAAAVAAVSAVVAPGGAAHAAPLGGRTPPVVDFDGDGHADLAVGAPGGTVGGGAGAGYVSVVYGAAGGLDAARHVSFSQNTAGVPGGAEAGDRFGAKVLPVDLNGDGYTDLLVGAPGEDVGTAVDAGMITVLWGGPTGLATATAVDTGAVPGLQTGRTLAAGDFDGDGTADIAYLTGVDVQVLSGVGTDGRPAHRGTIVTWYVMGTAGITTDDLAAGDVNGDGTSDLVVIGRGVEDADDGEAPLFLGGSHTEDAVGGLAYAENLRDAAGYWLEGQSVAIGDLNGDGYGDVVVGHTHEGYFTDSLLPSKGGAIGVAYGGPDGESRTVPPVWINQDSAGVPGVAESGDALGATVAVGDVNGDGYADVVAGAPGEDLSGVTDAGDLLLFKGAAGGLTGAGSQAFSQDTAGMPGVAEAHDRFAGTVAVLGATGTDRAQAAAGDPDENAGNGAVWVLHGAAAGLTATAPANFGAATMHTPVTGSAFAATLG, encoded by the coding sequence ATGTCCGGACCCAGGCAACTCCGTTTCCGCTCCATGGTGTTGGCGGCCGCGGTCGCCGCGGTGAGCGCCGTCGTCGCCCCCGGTGGGGCGGCCCACGCGGCCCCCCTCGGCGGCCGGACGCCCCCGGTGGTGGACTTCGACGGCGACGGCCACGCCGACCTCGCGGTCGGGGCGCCCGGCGGCACGGTCGGCGGCGGGGCCGGCGCGGGCTACGTCTCGGTGGTCTACGGTGCCGCCGGCGGCCTCGACGCCGCCAGACACGTGAGTTTCAGCCAGAACACCGCGGGGGTGCCGGGAGGGGCGGAGGCGGGCGACCGCTTCGGCGCCAAGGTCCTGCCGGTCGACCTGAACGGCGACGGCTACACCGACCTGCTGGTGGGTGCACCCGGCGAGGACGTCGGCACCGCGGTCGACGCCGGCATGATCACCGTGCTGTGGGGCGGCCCGACGGGTCTCGCCACCGCGACGGCCGTCGACACCGGCGCCGTCCCCGGCCTTCAGACGGGGCGGACGCTCGCCGCCGGCGACTTCGACGGGGACGGCACCGCCGACATCGCCTACCTCACCGGCGTCGACGTCCAGGTCCTGTCGGGCGTCGGCACCGACGGGCGCCCGGCCCACCGGGGCACCATCGTGACCTGGTACGTCATGGGCACCGCGGGGATCACCACGGACGACCTGGCCGCGGGCGACGTCAACGGCGACGGCACCAGCGACCTGGTGGTGATCGGCAGGGGCGTGGAGGACGCGGACGACGGGGAGGCACCCCTCTTCCTCGGCGGCTCGCACACCGAGGACGCCGTCGGCGGCCTCGCCTACGCGGAGAACCTGCGGGACGCCGCCGGCTACTGGCTGGAGGGCCAGTCCGTGGCGATCGGGGACCTCAACGGCGACGGCTACGGGGACGTGGTCGTCGGCCACACCCACGAGGGCTACTTCACCGACTCGCTGCTCCCGTCGAAGGGCGGTGCCATCGGGGTGGCCTACGGAGGGCCCGACGGAGAGAGCCGTACGGTCCCGCCGGTGTGGATCAACCAGGACAGCGCGGGCGTGCCCGGCGTCGCCGAGTCCGGCGACGCGCTGGGGGCGACCGTCGCGGTCGGGGACGTCAACGGTGACGGCTACGCGGACGTGGTGGCCGGCGCCCCGGGCGAGGACCTCTCCGGCGTCACCGACGCCGGCGACCTCCTGCTGTTCAAGGGCGCGGCAGGGGGCCTGACCGGCGCCGGCTCGCAGGCGTTCAGCCAGGACACCGCCGGGATGCCGGGTGTCGCCGAGGCGCACGACCGGTTCGCCGGCACCGTCGCCGTCCTCGGCGCCACCGGCACCGACCGCGCGCAGGCGGCCGCCGGCGACCCGGACGAGAACGCGGGGAACGGTGCGGTGTGGGTCCTGCACGGCGCCGCGGCCGGCCTGACCGCCACCGCGCCGGCGAACTTCGGGGCGGCGACCATGCACACCCCGGTCACCGGGTCGGCCTTCGCCGCCACCCTCGGCTGA
- a CDS encoding sensor histidine kinase, which yields MTEGGGAAADGGTEGSGAHAWERTFLPWDCYFAVVWAATVLFALAAQSPGLRVRAAAVGLLALLVPWYLAAGRPLMIARTAGGRRSSRYVAVVVVIFLAAAPLVGEVRLGAFAVVPQCFMLLRLRTALVAVAVVNAVPVAGWALLWRPGEHDLYANSVFAVVTLMFSMVVGGWIIRIIEQSTQRAELLAELRASRAEVARLSAERGALAERERLAREIHDTLAQGFTSLLMLVQAVQSDIERDPAQSRRHLDLMARTARENLAEARALVAGSAPADLAAGSLPDALRRIAARHSAQSGASAEVEVTGTVRRLPPAVEVVALRACQEALANVLRHAGVRVPVTIRLAYGDGDLVVTVRDEGCGLDTGEAPASGYGLPGLRARAAELGGRAEATGAPGRGVTVSVTLPAEEVR from the coding sequence GTGACAGAAGGCGGCGGTGCCGCCGCGGACGGCGGGACGGAAGGATCCGGCGCCCACGCCTGGGAGCGGACGTTCCTGCCGTGGGACTGCTACTTCGCCGTGGTGTGGGCCGCGACCGTACTGTTCGCGCTCGCCGCCCAGAGCCCGGGACTGAGGGTACGGGCGGCCGCTGTCGGGCTCCTCGCGCTTCTCGTGCCCTGGTACCTCGCTGCAGGTCGGCCGCTGATGATCGCGCGGACGGCCGGTGGCCGCCGCTCGTCGCGGTACGTGGCCGTCGTCGTCGTGATCTTCCTCGCGGCCGCGCCGCTGGTGGGTGAAGTGCGCCTGGGCGCCTTCGCGGTGGTCCCGCAGTGCTTCATGCTGCTGCGGCTGCGCACAGCCCTGGTCGCCGTGGCGGTGGTCAACGCCGTGCCGGTGGCCGGATGGGCGCTGCTGTGGCGGCCCGGCGAGCACGACCTCTACGCCAACTCCGTGTTCGCCGTGGTCACCCTGATGTTCTCCATGGTGGTCGGCGGCTGGATCATCCGGATCATCGAGCAGAGCACACAGCGCGCCGAACTGCTCGCCGAACTCCGGGCCAGCCGCGCGGAGGTGGCCCGGCTCTCGGCAGAACGAGGCGCCCTCGCCGAACGCGAACGCCTCGCCCGGGAGATCCACGACACCCTCGCCCAGGGCTTCACCAGCCTGCTGATGCTCGTCCAGGCGGTGCAGTCCGACATCGAGCGCGATCCCGCGCAGTCCCGCCGCCATCTGGACCTGATGGCCCGCACCGCCCGGGAGAACCTCGCCGAGGCCCGCGCCCTGGTGGCCGGCAGCGCTCCCGCCGACCTCGCCGCGGGCTCGCTGCCCGACGCGCTGCGCCGCATCGCCGCCCGGCACAGCGCGCAGTCCGGGGCGTCGGCGGAGGTCGAGGTCACCGGGACGGTGCGCCGCCTGCCACCCGCCGTCGAGGTGGTGGCTCTGCGCGCCTGCCAGGAAGCGCTCGCGAACGTCCTGCGGCACGCCGGCGTGCGCGTCCCGGTCACGATCCGACTGGCCTACGGCGACGGCGATCTGGTCGTGACGGTCCGCGACGAGGGCTGCGGCCTCGACACCGGCGAGGCCCCTGCGAGCGGTTACGGACTGCCCGGACTGCGCGCCCGCGCGGCCGAGTTGGGCGGCCGGGCCGAAGCGACCGGGGCACCGGGCCGGGGCGTCACCGTGTCCGTGACACTGCCCGCGGAGGAAGTGCGGTGA
- a CDS encoding response regulator, whose amino-acid sequence MIRVLLADDHPVVRQGLAAMLGTEADLLVVGEASSGPQAEALAAALHPDIVLMDLRMPGGSGVESIERLTAAGLPCRVIVLTTYETDGDILRAVEAGAAGYLLKDVARNELVDAIRAAARGETVLAPSVAARLVAHLRTDRRQPRLSDRETAVLRLVADGCTNADIGGRLFIGESTVKTHLLRTFTKLGVTDRTAAVTCAMRLGLL is encoded by the coding sequence GTGATCCGCGTCCTCCTCGCCGACGACCACCCCGTGGTACGCCAGGGGCTTGCCGCCATGCTCGGCACGGAGGCCGACCTGCTGGTGGTCGGCGAGGCGTCCAGCGGGCCGCAGGCGGAGGCACTGGCGGCCGCGCTGCACCCCGACATCGTGCTGATGGACCTGCGCATGCCCGGCGGCAGCGGTGTCGAGTCCATCGAGCGCCTCACCGCCGCCGGCCTCCCCTGCCGGGTCATCGTCCTGACCACGTACGAGACGGACGGCGACATCCTGCGCGCCGTCGAAGCCGGTGCGGCCGGCTACCTGTTGAAGGACGTCGCCCGCAACGAACTCGTCGACGCCATCCGTGCCGCAGCCCGCGGCGAGACGGTCCTCGCCCCCTCCGTCGCCGCCCGCCTTGTCGCGCACCTGCGCACCGACCGGCGGCAACCCCGGCTGTCCGACCGGGAGACGGCCGTGCTGCGGCTGGTGGCGGACGGCTGCACCAACGCGGACATCGGCGGCCGCCTGTTCATCGGCGAGTCCACGGTGAAGACGCATCTGCTGCGCACCTTCACCAAGTTGGGCGTCACCGACCGCACAGCAGCGGTCACCTGCGCCATGCGCCTCGGCCTCCTGTGA
- a CDS encoding ABC transporter permease: MTTVGAGRGAATGTEPPPGAWRVGLLRGAMELRLFFRQREQVVFTLALPIVLLFLLASIFGDDMPGTGATASQYYVASMTAAGIMSTSFQSLGVSIAVERDQHVLRRLRSTPMPPSAYFLGKIWLVLVTGALETVLLLAFGTVVYGVELPADPTGWLVLGWVLVLGTAGCALLGIAVSSVPKSARSATSVVVLPSLVLEFVSGVYILVGTVPGWMLTVGAFFPLKWLCQGLRGVFLPPAAAALEPAGSWEYGRIALVLGAWCLGGLVLCLLTFRWAGRDER; this comes from the coding sequence ATGACCACCGTCGGAGCCGGCCGCGGCGCCGCCACCGGGACGGAACCGCCGCCCGGGGCCTGGCGAGTGGGGCTGCTGCGCGGCGCCATGGAGCTGAGGCTCTTCTTCCGCCAACGCGAGCAGGTGGTCTTCACCTTGGCCCTCCCGATCGTCCTTCTCTTCCTCCTCGCCTCGATCTTCGGCGATGACATGCCGGGCACCGGGGCCACCGCCTCCCAGTACTACGTGGCGTCGATGACCGCCGCCGGGATCATGTCCACCAGCTTCCAGTCGCTGGGCGTGTCCATCGCCGTCGAGCGCGACCAGCACGTGTTGCGGAGGCTGCGCAGCACCCCCATGCCGCCCAGCGCGTACTTCCTGGGGAAGATCTGGCTGGTGCTGGTCACCGGAGCGCTGGAGACCGTGTTGCTGCTGGCGTTCGGCACCGTGGTCTACGGCGTCGAGCTGCCCGCCGACCCGACCGGCTGGCTCGTCCTCGGGTGGGTTCTCGTGCTCGGCACCGCCGGCTGCGCGCTGCTCGGCATCGCCGTGAGCAGCGTGCCGAAGTCCGCCCGCAGCGCCACCTCAGTGGTCGTGCTGCCGTCCCTGGTCCTGGAGTTCGTCTCCGGTGTCTACATCCTGGTCGGCACCGTGCCAGGCTGGATGCTCACCGTCGGGGCGTTCTTCCCGCTGAAGTGGCTCTGCCAGGGACTGCGCGGGGTGTTCCTGCCACCGGCGGCCGCCGCGCTGGAGCCGGCGGGCAGTTGGGAGTACGGGCGGATCGCGCTGGTACTCGGGGCGTGGTGCCTGGGAGGGCTGGTGCTGTGTCTGCTGACCTTCCGCTGGGCGGGACGGGACGAGCGGTGA